A genomic segment from Alistipes senegalensis JC50 encodes:
- a CDS encoding ATP-dependent Clp protease ATP-binding subunit, which produces MQPKISKTLEGIIARSAFNTTKAGMTHSFKDFLTLELLREEGSLAYQLLSSRLKDWELYQVRLRIEREIITVKPQESLSPETFFRDFTEELLATSGAVRSVSTAHALLAVIKDRTTATSRVLEMYHVTPEIVAEELQKFSVGDDFRSEIQVHMLDFGEENKSAGKESEHLLDKFGVNLTRLAREGKIDPVVGREQEIERVVQILSRRKKNNPILIGEAGVGKSAIVEGLALRMARGEVPYTIADKTLFSLDVSSLVAGTKFRGEFEERMQQLIDELRKAKDTIIFIDEIHTIVGAGSTQGSLDTANILKPALARGELQTIGATTLDEYRENIESDSALERRFQKVVIEPTTPEQTLQILRNIAPHYERYHKVHYTEEALQACVNLTGRYITDRYFPDKAIDVMDEAGSRAHLQSAREPEELQAMKTALCEAKRERREAIEALVYEKAASARMREIALRSKLGETSAEWKRSLENNPVEITAEHIQQVITAMTGIPAERVSSGEMARLQTLRDHLARRVVGQQEAVEKISRTIRRSRAGLKDENRPIGVFLFVGPTGVGKTLLAKEVSKWLFDEHRGLIRIDMSEYSEKHNVARLIGSPPGYVGYGEGGQLTEAVRRQPYAVVLFDEIEKAHPEVFNTMLQIFDEGHLTDGSGRRVDFRNTIIIMTSNVGSRVVIQKSVHVGYSTTSKSAVADRTPQSEYRKALEQTFAPEFLNRIDDIILFRTLEIADVERIIELELQGLLNRTKKLGYKVKITEGAKRRLAAMGYESRYGVRSLKRTLMDNVEEPLSSLIIDGKLHEGDTVVVESDKAHGVKLRVA; this is translated from the coding sequence ATGCAACCGAAAATCTCAAAAACGCTGGAAGGCATCATCGCCCGTTCGGCATTCAACACGACGAAGGCAGGAATGACGCACTCGTTCAAAGACTTCCTCACGCTGGAACTGCTCCGCGAAGAGGGCTCCCTCGCCTATCAACTCTTGTCCTCCCGTCTCAAGGACTGGGAGCTCTACCAGGTACGCCTGCGCATCGAACGCGAGATAATCACCGTCAAACCGCAGGAGTCCCTCTCGCCGGAGACCTTCTTCCGGGATTTCACCGAGGAGCTGCTCGCCACATCGGGGGCTGTCCGGAGCGTCTCGACCGCCCACGCGCTGCTGGCCGTCATCAAGGACCGCACGACCGCCACGTCGCGCGTGCTGGAGATGTACCATGTGACGCCGGAGATCGTCGCCGAAGAGCTGCAAAAGTTCTCCGTGGGCGACGACTTCCGCTCCGAAATACAGGTCCACATGCTCGACTTCGGCGAGGAGAACAAATCCGCCGGAAAGGAGTCGGAACACCTGCTGGACAAATTCGGCGTGAACCTCACGCGGCTGGCCCGCGAGGGCAAGATCGACCCGGTCGTGGGCCGCGAGCAGGAGATCGAGCGCGTGGTGCAGATCCTTTCGCGCCGCAAGAAGAACAACCCGATCCTGATCGGCGAAGCCGGCGTGGGCAAAAGCGCCATCGTCGAGGGGCTGGCGCTGCGCATGGCGCGCGGCGAGGTGCCCTACACCATCGCCGACAAGACGCTCTTCTCGCTCGATGTCTCGTCGCTCGTGGCGGGCACGAAGTTCCGCGGCGAGTTCGAAGAGCGCATGCAGCAGCTGATCGACGAACTGCGCAAGGCCAAGGATACGATCATCTTCATCGACGAGATCCACACCATCGTCGGCGCGGGCTCCACGCAAGGCAGCCTCGACACGGCCAACATCCTCAAACCGGCCCTGGCGCGCGGCGAACTGCAAACCATCGGCGCGACGACGCTCGACGAGTACCGCGAGAACATCGAAAGCGACTCGGCGCTGGAACGCCGTTTCCAGAAGGTGGTGATCGAACCCACGACGCCCGAGCAGACGCTCCAGATCCTGCGCAACATCGCCCCCCACTACGAGCGCTACCACAAGGTGCACTACACCGAGGAGGCGTTGCAAGCCTGCGTGAACCTCACCGGACGCTACATCACCGACCGCTACTTCCCCGACAAGGCTATTGATGTCATGGACGAAGCCGGATCGCGGGCCCACCTGCAATCGGCGCGCGAACCCGAGGAGCTGCAAGCCATGAAGACGGCGCTCTGCGAAGCCAAACGCGAACGCCGCGAAGCGATCGAAGCGCTGGTCTACGAAAAGGCCGCCTCGGCCCGCATGCGCGAAATCGCGCTGCGCTCGAAGCTGGGCGAAACCAGCGCCGAATGGAAACGCTCGCTGGAAAACAACCCCGTGGAGATCACCGCGGAGCACATCCAGCAGGTCATCACGGCGATGACGGGCATCCCGGCCGAACGGGTTTCGAGCGGCGAAATGGCCCGTCTGCAAACCCTGCGCGACCACCTCGCCCGGCGCGTGGTGGGGCAGCAGGAGGCCGTGGAGAAGATCTCGCGCACGATCCGGCGCTCCCGCGCGGGTCTGAAAGACGAGAACCGCCCCATCGGGGTCTTCCTCTTCGTGGGTCCCACGGGCGTAGGCAAGACGCTGCTGGCCAAGGAGGTGTCGAAATGGCTGTTCGACGAACACCGCGGACTGATCCGGATCGACATGAGCGAATACAGCGAGAAACACAACGTGGCGCGCCTGATCGGCTCGCCCCCCGGATACGTCGGTTACGGCGAAGGAGGCCAGTTAACGGAGGCCGTGCGTCGTCAGCCCTACGCCGTGGTGCTCTTCGACGAGATCGAAAAGGCCCATCCCGAGGTCTTCAACACCATGTTGCAGATCTTCGACGAGGGGCACCTCACCGACGGCTCGGGACGCAGGGTCGATTTCCGCAACACGATCATCATCATGACCTCGAACGTGGGTTCGCGGGTCGTGATCCAGAAATCGGTGCATGTGGGTTACAGCACCACTTCGAAGAGCGCCGTGGCCGACCGGACGCCCCAGAGCGAATACCGCAAGGCGCTGGAGCAGACCTTCGCCCCGGAGTTCCTGAACCGCATCGACGACATCATCCTGTTCCGCACGCTGGAAATCGCCGACGTGGAGCGGATCATCGAGCTGGAGTTGCAGGGATTGCTCAACCGCACGAAGAAGCTGGGCTACAAGGTGAAGATCACCGAAGGGGCCAAACGCCGCCTGGCGGCCATGGGCTACGAATCGCGCTACGGAGTCCGCTCGCTGAAACGGACGCTGATGGACAACGTCGAAGAGCCGCTTTCGTCACTGATCATCGACGGCAAGCTCCACGAGGGCGACACCGTGGTCGTGGAGTCGGACAAGGCCCACGGCGTGAAGCTGCGCGTGGCGTAA
- a CDS encoding metallophosphoesterase family protein: MKRIGILSDTHGTFDETLMNFFRDVDELWHAGDIGSIELADRIAAFKPLRAVSGNIDGGLTRRVYPQFLSFECEGVRVLMTHIGGYPRRYDPRAVAKIQSVRPKLFIAGHSHILKVAYDPVYDLLAVNPGAAGEFGFHKVRTAVRLVIDGTDMRDMEVGEWPRK, from the coding sequence ATGAAGCGCATCGGTATCCTGTCCGACACCCACGGCACGTTCGACGAAACCCTGATGAATTTCTTCCGGGACGTCGATGAACTCTGGCACGCGGGCGACATCGGGTCGATCGAACTGGCCGACCGGATCGCCGCCTTCAAACCGCTCCGGGCCGTCAGCGGCAACATCGACGGCGGACTGACCCGCCGTGTCTATCCCCAGTTCCTCTCGTTCGAATGCGAGGGCGTCCGGGTGCTGATGACCCACATCGGGGGCTATCCGCGCCGCTACGACCCGCGCGCCGTCGCCAAGATCCAGTCCGTGCGCCCGAAGCTCTTCATCGCCGGGCACTCCCATATACTCAAGGTGGCCTACGACCCCGTCTACGACCTGCTGGCGGTCAATCCCGGAGCCGCCGGGGAGTTCGGATTCCACAAGGTCCGCACCGCCGTAAGGCTGGTGATCGACGGTACGGACATGCGCGACATGGAGGTCGGCGAATGGCCGCGAAAATAG
- a CDS encoding replication-associated recombination protein A, with translation MSAPLAERLRPRTIDEYIGQEHLVGKNGVFRKFFETGNVPSFILWGPPGVGKTTLAKIVATQLERPFFTLSAVTSGVKDVREVIESARKQRFFDQRPPFLFIDEIHRFNKSQQDSLLGAVEQGVVTLIGATTENPSFEVISPLLSRCQVYILKSLEDKDLQVLLDRALTTDTELKERDIEVAETGALFKFSGGDARKLLNILDIVVGATDGKVTISDQYVTDCLQQNIALYDKNGEQHYDVISAFIKSVRGSDPNAAIYYLARMLAGGEEPRFLARRLVILASEDIGLANPNALLLANACFDTVHKIGMPEARITLAETTIYLATSPKSNSAYMAINKAMGLVEHDTTNRPVPLHLRNAPTKLMDRAGYGKGYKYAHDYAGHFAEMEFLPESLSGTKFYEPDTQNATEAKIAERMAQLWKDKYK, from the coding sequence ATGTCAGCACCCTTAGCCGAACGACTGCGCCCCCGCACGATAGACGAATATATCGGGCAGGAACATCTCGTGGGTAAAAACGGGGTGTTCCGAAAATTCTTCGAGACGGGAAATGTCCCGTCGTTCATCCTCTGGGGGCCTCCGGGCGTGGGCAAAACCACCCTGGCCAAGATCGTCGCCACGCAGTTGGAACGCCCGTTCTTCACCCTCTCGGCCGTCACGTCGGGCGTGAAGGACGTGCGCGAGGTGATCGAATCGGCGCGCAAGCAGCGGTTCTTCGACCAGCGCCCGCCGTTCCTCTTCATCGACGAGATCCACCGCTTCAACAAGTCGCAGCAGGATTCGCTGTTAGGAGCCGTCGAGCAGGGCGTCGTCACGCTGATCGGCGCCACGACGGAGAACCCCTCGTTCGAGGTGATCTCCCCGCTGCTGAGCCGCTGTCAGGTCTACATCCTCAAGTCGCTCGAAGACAAGGACCTGCAAGTGCTGCTCGACCGAGCCCTGACGACCGACACCGAACTGAAGGAACGCGACATCGAGGTCGCGGAGACCGGCGCGCTGTTCAAATTCTCGGGCGGCGACGCGCGCAAGCTCCTGAACATCCTCGACATCGTCGTCGGAGCCACGGACGGCAAGGTGACGATCTCCGACCAATACGTCACCGACTGTCTCCAACAGAATATCGCCCTCTACGACAAGAACGGCGAACAACATTACGACGTTATCTCGGCCTTCATCAAGTCGGTCCGGGGCAGCGACCCCAACGCCGCGATCTACTACCTCGCGCGGATGCTGGCCGGGGGCGAGGAGCCGCGGTTCCTGGCCCGGAGGCTGGTGATCCTGGCCTCGGAAGACATCGGGCTGGCAAATCCCAACGCCCTGCTGCTGGCCAACGCCTGCTTCGACACGGTGCACAAGATCGGCATGCCCGAAGCGCGCATCACGCTGGCCGAGACGACGATCTATCTGGCCACGAGCCCCAAGAGCAATTCGGCCTACATGGCCATCAACAAGGCGATGGGGCTCGTCGAACACGACACGACGAACCGCCCGGTGCCGCTGCACCTGCGCAACGCCCCGACCAAACTGATGGACCGGGCGGGTTACGGCAAAGGGTACAAATACGCCCACGACTACGCCGGGCACTTTGCCGAGATGGAGTTCCTGCCGGAATCGCTCTCGGGCACGAAATTCTACGAACCCGACACGCAGAACGCCACCGAAGCGAAGATCGCCGAACGGATGGCGCAACTCTGGAAAGACAAATACAAATAA